The following proteins come from a genomic window of Ilumatobacter coccineus YM16-304:
- a CDS encoding saccharopine dehydrogenase family protein: MSTPPIERVAVLGLGKVGLLAARLLHAGGFEVVGIDQREVRSAVDFRTVSGVDVGSEELREHLAGVDAVLSCLPYALNIGVAEMAHGLGVHYFDLTEDVPTTERIRTLAESSTSLMAPQCGLAPGFVGIVAANQAASFDRCRSIRMRVGALPQHPTGLLGYAFNWSPEGVVNEYLNDCEVIEGGQRKWVSPMEWHEIVYVAGTRLEAFTTSGGLGTMCETYHGVVENLDYKTMRYPGHMQQMNFFFHELLMRDQRELAGQILTNAKPPVDEDVVYVHVASEGEIDGQMRRVEYVRSFLPRDVAGVRATAIAWTTASSVVAVIEMVNAGRLPASGFLKQEDIPFDAFLATPTGSYFGDR; this comes from the coding sequence ATGTCGACGCCACCAATCGAACGAGTTGCCGTGCTCGGACTCGGCAAGGTCGGGCTGCTGGCGGCTCGCCTGCTGCACGCCGGGGGCTTCGAGGTCGTCGGCATCGACCAGCGCGAGGTCCGCTCGGCGGTCGACTTCCGCACGGTCTCGGGTGTCGACGTCGGCTCCGAGGAACTGCGTGAGCACCTGGCCGGTGTCGACGCAGTGCTGTCGTGTCTCCCGTACGCGCTCAACATCGGCGTCGCCGAGATGGCGCACGGCCTCGGTGTGCACTACTTCGACCTCACCGAAGACGTCCCCACCACCGAGCGCATCCGCACGCTCGCCGAGTCGTCGACGAGCCTGATGGCACCGCAGTGCGGCCTGGCGCCGGGGTTCGTCGGCATCGTCGCAGCGAATCAGGCGGCATCGTTCGATCGGTGCCGCTCGATCCGCATGCGCGTCGGTGCGCTCCCGCAGCACCCGACCGGGCTCCTCGGCTACGCCTTCAACTGGTCACCCGAGGGCGTCGTCAACGAGTACCTCAACGACTGCGAGGTGATCGAAGGCGGGCAGCGCAAGTGGGTGTCGCCGATGGAGTGGCACGAGATCGTCTACGTGGCGGGCACCCGCCTCGAAGCGTTCACCACGTCCGGCGGGCTCGGCACGATGTGCGAGACCTATCACGGCGTGGTCGAGAACCTCGACTACAAGACCATGCGCTACCCGGGCCACATGCAGCAGATGAACTTCTTCTTCCACGAGCTGCTCATGCGTGACCAACGCGAGCTCGCCGGACAGATCCTCACCAATGCCAAGCCACCGGTCGATGAAGACGTCGTCTACGTCCACGTCGCGTCCGAAGGCGAGATCGACGGGCAGATGCGGCGCGTCGAGTACGTCCGCAGCTTCCTGCCGCGAGACGTGGCGGGTGTGCGGGCGACGGCCATCGCCTGGACGACGGCGTCGTCGGTCGTCGCGGTCATCGAGATGGTCAACGCCGGCAGGTTGCCGGCGAGCGGGTTCCTGAAGCAGGAGGACATCCCGTTCGATGCCTTCCTCGCCACGCCGACCGGCTCGTACTTCGGCGACCGCTGA
- a CDS encoding SDR family NAD(P)-dependent oxidoreductase codes for MFDFTGKTVLITGASYGLGEHFAQSYAEAGADLVLTARSGDLLEAVAETCRAKGSKVTVATGDVSIEDDVKRVIAAGVAEHGKIDILVNNAGIADMRGVAAEHFDAETFNQILSVDLVGAFYYARECGRHMLENGSGSIVNICSIMASGGNEANVIAYTAAKGGLLNMTYQLGCEWADRGVRVNAVSPGFIVTEMTRPALEALGMDKWLASRTPMRRVGEVQEVTNAVLFLSSDLASYITGVDLLVDGGTNASNGTFQIPPIHHEWNKDTPMVPSSYEPVQPRPDWYQALENGIPGIHYPMPEGLDG; via the coding sequence ATGTTCGACTTCACGGGAAAGACGGTGCTCATCACCGGAGCGAGCTACGGCCTGGGAGAGCACTTCGCCCAGTCGTACGCGGAGGCCGGCGCCGACCTGGTGCTCACCGCGCGCAGCGGTGACCTCCTGGAGGCGGTCGCCGAAACGTGTCGCGCCAAGGGCAGCAAGGTCACGGTCGCCACCGGCGACGTGTCGATCGAAGACGACGTCAAGCGCGTCATCGCCGCCGGCGTGGCCGAGCACGGCAAGATCGACATCCTCGTCAACAACGCTGGCATCGCCGACATGCGCGGCGTCGCCGCCGAGCACTTCGACGCCGAGACCTTCAACCAGATCCTGTCGGTCGACCTGGTCGGCGCGTTCTACTACGCCCGCGAATGCGGTCGCCACATGCTCGAGAACGGCAGCGGCTCGATCGTCAACATCTGCTCGATCATGGCCAGTGGCGGCAACGAGGCGAACGTCATCGCGTACACGGCGGCCAAGGGCGGCCTGCTCAACATGACCTACCAACTCGGCTGCGAGTGGGCCGATCGCGGCGTGCGCGTCAACGCCGTGTCGCCGGGCTTCATCGTCACCGAGATGACCCGCCCGGCGCTCGAAGCGCTCGGCATGGACAAGTGGCTCGCCAGCCGCACGCCGATGCGCCGTGTGGGTGAAGTCCAAGAGGTCACCAACGCCGTGCTCTTCCTCAGCTCCGATCTCGCCAGCTACATCACCGGCGTCGACCTGCTCGTCGACGGTGGCACCAACGCCAGCAACGGCACGTTCCAGATCCCGCCGATCCATCACGAGTGGAACAAGGACACGCCGATGGTGCCGAGCAGCTACGAGCCGGTCCAGCCGCGCCCCGACTGGTACCAGGCGCTCGAGAACGGCATCCCGGGCATCCACTACCCGATGCCCGAGGGCCTCGACGGCTGA
- a CDS encoding MaoC family dehydratase, whose amino-acid sequence MSIEPGTTIPPWEMPDVSPDRMKTMAAILRDPYPVHWDREAVDAIGFGPRVINQGPLNLSYITNMLMAWQGPTCVRRLRVSFGHPVLDHDHVTATGTVTSIETVDGERRAHCDVFLERDGAPVVTGTAVVALAEATPDDH is encoded by the coding sequence ATGAGCATCGAACCCGGCACCACCATCCCGCCGTGGGAGATGCCCGACGTCAGCCCCGATCGGATGAAGACGATGGCCGCGATCCTGCGCGACCCGTACCCCGTGCACTGGGACCGCGAGGCGGTCGATGCGATCGGGTTCGGACCGCGGGTGATCAATCAGGGTCCACTCAACCTGTCGTACATCACCAACATGCTCATGGCCTGGCAGGGCCCCACCTGTGTCCGCCGCTTGCGGGTTTCGTTCGGTCACCCGGTCCTCGACCACGATCACGTCACGGCGACCGGCACCGTCACCTCGATCGAGACGGTCGACGGTGAACGACGCGCACACTGCGACGTGTTCCTCGAACGCGATGGCGCTCCGGTCGTCACCGGAACCGCGGTAGTAGCGTTGGCGGAGGCGACACCGGACGATCACTGA
- a CDS encoding trypsin-like peptidase domain-containing protein, with product MSDLGAARAERVMRLLCLGLATALLVGTGCSSGSDAAADSAGLARSGVGIVAEGCGPNPTFGSGVVVGASGQVVTVAHTLRGTTDVVVVDVDGNEHAADVVAFDKDADLAVVSASTLEAPMLDLGDVGTGPGRALVWSRDLGVREVPVDVAKRLVVTIEDIYGEGRVRRAAVEVVADIEVGHSGGPILDEDGGVIGIIYAASTQRDRVGFAVDATEVERVLRAVDASGVETGPCP from the coding sequence GTGAGTGACCTCGGCGCCGCACGAGCCGAGCGAGTCATGCGACTGCTGTGCCTCGGTCTCGCGACCGCGCTGCTCGTCGGAACGGGTTGTTCGTCCGGGAGCGATGCCGCGGCCGATTCGGCGGGGCTCGCCCGATCGGGTGTCGGCATCGTCGCCGAAGGGTGCGGACCCAACCCGACGTTCGGGAGCGGCGTCGTCGTGGGCGCCTCGGGCCAGGTCGTCACCGTCGCGCACACGCTGCGCGGCACCACCGACGTGGTGGTCGTCGACGTCGACGGCAACGAGCACGCGGCCGACGTGGTGGCGTTCGACAAGGACGCCGACCTCGCTGTCGTGAGTGCGAGCACACTCGAGGCGCCGATGCTCGACCTCGGCGATGTCGGCACCGGGCCGGGCCGGGCACTCGTGTGGTCGCGCGATCTCGGGGTTCGCGAGGTGCCGGTCGACGTCGCCAAGCGACTCGTGGTCACGATCGAAGACATCTACGGCGAGGGACGGGTGCGACGAGCGGCCGTCGAGGTGGTCGCCGACATCGAGGTCGGTCACTCCGGTGGCCCGATCCTCGACGAGGATGGCGGCGTGATCGGCATCATCTACGCGGCATCCACCCAGCGCGACCGAGTCGGCTTCGCCGTCGATGCCACCGAAGTCGAGCGCGTGTTGCGCGCCGTCGACGCGTCCGGTGTCGAGACCGGACCGTGCCCATGA
- a CDS encoding flavin-dependent oxidoreductase, with amino-acid sequence MTTPTAPVLVAGGGIAGLTMALTCHQIGVPVVVLESVRTLAPLGVGINLQPNAIRELIDLGFGEQLDDIGIEATEWALVGRGGNDVWSEPRGRAAGYRWPQYAVHRGELQMMLYRAVIERLGPDAVRTGHRVVGYRNTSGGVVAVVDRRDGTTTELHGSLLIAADGLHSAVRAQMHPSQPEPHWGGQILWRGATPGPPVRSGAAFTLVGTIDQRFVHYPISRVDPDSGLQLQNWIAELTVDTDGGLAGSDWNRRVDIESFLPAFDDWTFDWLDIPGLVRGAPAVWEFPMVDRDPVDRWVDGRVCLVGDAAHVMYPVGSNGASQAIVDARVLGAKFVEFGIDVDALAAFEAQLIEPISALVLRNRGHGPIGILRLVDERCGGYFDDIDDVIPRAEVEAFMADYKAAAGFAMAELNEAPPTIPPGSGVTR; translated from the coding sequence ATGACGACGCCGACCGCTCCCGTGCTCGTCGCCGGTGGCGGCATCGCCGGGCTCACGATGGCGCTCACCTGCCACCAGATCGGGGTTCCCGTGGTGGTGCTCGAGTCGGTGCGCACCCTTGCCCCATTGGGCGTGGGCATCAACCTGCAGCCCAACGCGATCCGCGAGCTGATCGATCTCGGCTTCGGCGAGCAGTTGGACGACATCGGCATCGAGGCGACCGAATGGGCGCTCGTGGGGCGCGGCGGCAACGACGTGTGGTCAGAACCGCGAGGGCGAGCGGCTGGATACCGCTGGCCGCAGTATGCGGTTCACCGTGGCGAGTTGCAGATGATGTTGTATCGGGCCGTGATCGAGCGGCTGGGGCCCGACGCCGTTCGCACCGGGCACCGAGTGGTCGGCTACCGGAACACGAGCGGTGGCGTCGTCGCCGTGGTCGATCGACGCGACGGCACGACCACCGAGTTGCACGGTTCACTGTTGATCGCCGCCGACGGTCTGCATTCCGCAGTGCGGGCGCAGATGCACCCAAGCCAGCCCGAGCCGCACTGGGGCGGCCAGATCCTGTGGCGTGGCGCCACACCCGGTCCGCCGGTGCGGTCGGGCGCGGCGTTCACCCTCGTCGGCACGATCGATCAGCGGTTCGTGCACTACCCGATCTCGCGGGTCGATCCCGACTCCGGGCTGCAGTTGCAGAACTGGATCGCCGAGCTCACCGTCGACACCGACGGCGGGTTGGCCGGAAGCGACTGGAACCGGCGCGTCGACATCGAGTCGTTCCTCCCGGCGTTCGACGACTGGACGTTCGACTGGCTCGACATTCCGGGGCTCGTTCGCGGTGCACCGGCCGTGTGGGAGTTTCCGATGGTCGATCGCGATCCCGTCGATCGGTGGGTCGACGGCCGTGTGTGTCTCGTCGGCGATGCCGCGCACGTGATGTATCCCGTCGGTTCGAACGGTGCGAGTCAGGCGATCGTCGACGCCCGCGTGCTGGGCGCGAAGTTCGTCGAGTTCGGGATCGACGTCGATGCGCTCGCCGCGTTCGAGGCGCAACTGATCGAACCGATCTCGGCGCTGGTGCTCCGCAACCGGGGGCACGGGCCGATCGGCATCCTGCGACTCGTCGACGAGCGATGCGGCGGCTACTTCGACGACATCGACGACGTGATCCCTCGGGCGGAGGTCGAAGCGTTCATGGCCGACTACAAGGCAGCAGCCGGTTTCGCGATGGCCGAACTGAACGAAGCACCGCCCACGATCCCGCCCGGATCGGGCGTGACGCGATAG
- a CDS encoding SpoIIE family protein phosphatase yields the protein MRQHPTDPDELAALIEARLTDPVRVEAVHTTGLMDLPVGRGFDRISNLAQALLGASYGFISIIDEENAGWLATVGTKVEKPSDRTIPASESMAQYVVAYDDAFLVSDVEHDERVELSDTLQGYGVRSWAGVPLRDQFGNALGALGVSETATRDWTETDVALLKDLAQIATDEITAGKTARDAARSEAVLNAVLARAPIGIALVDSDFRYEIVNETLAEINGMPVDDHIGRTMSEIVPDVADAVMALLRPVFETGEAATGVEVSGHTAAAPDVERTWSGSYYRIELADGPRVGIMIEDITDRAAARRRALSLARIAEALAKADSFDDIAEVVNADVAAYFDAMIAIVGLWDAGSKSARFIAADGIAERVEQATYDIDDDAPYALAARTRQIVTVGSPAERAERFTSDVGAALVAEAVVPCLTSDGSLVGSMTIGWNHPMAADDFPIPQLQTVGGLIGSVVERTRLHRQRRELITELQNTLLSPPCEQPNITTAVRYEPAEDATGLGGDWFDVVAIDEHRTGLVVGDVVGHGPSAAARMSQIGSTIAQLLILDTPLDRVFSEAERVLSARSIDTMATVAVIVADTQNRTLTSISAGHLPAILVHPGGETETLEPALRPPLCTYDRPVAPTAVAYEPGTKVVLFTDGLIETKDGDIDTDMARLLGLTNAVAGLDIEQLLDRLVSDVTRGRTQFDDLAALAAELY from the coding sequence ATGCGCCAGCACCCGACGGACCCCGACGAACTCGCGGCGCTGATCGAGGCCAGACTCACCGACCCGGTACGCGTCGAGGCGGTGCACACCACGGGCCTGATGGATCTTCCGGTCGGCCGCGGTTTCGACCGGATCTCCAACCTCGCTCAGGCGTTGCTCGGCGCCTCGTACGGGTTCATCTCGATCATCGACGAGGAGAACGCCGGCTGGTTGGCCACCGTCGGCACCAAGGTCGAGAAGCCGTCCGATCGAACCATTCCGGCCTCCGAGTCGATGGCACAGTACGTGGTCGCCTACGACGACGCGTTCCTGGTGTCGGATGTCGAGCACGACGAGCGCGTCGAACTCAGTGACACGCTGCAGGGCTATGGGGTGCGCTCGTGGGCGGGGGTGCCGCTCCGAGACCAGTTCGGCAACGCACTGGGCGCACTCGGCGTGTCGGAGACGGCGACGCGCGACTGGACTGAGACCGATGTGGCCTTGCTGAAGGACCTCGCACAGATTGCAACCGACGAGATCACCGCGGGGAAGACGGCGCGCGATGCCGCTCGTTCGGAGGCGGTGCTGAACGCCGTGTTGGCGCGTGCTCCGATCGGCATCGCGCTCGTCGATTCCGACTTCCGCTACGAGATCGTCAACGAGACGTTGGCGGAGATCAACGGCATGCCGGTCGACGACCACATCGGTCGGACGATGAGCGAGATCGTGCCCGACGTCGCCGACGCGGTGATGGCGTTGCTTCGACCGGTGTTCGAGACCGGTGAAGCTGCGACCGGCGTCGAGGTCTCCGGACACACGGCGGCGGCGCCCGACGTCGAACGAACCTGGTCTGGCAGCTACTACCGGATCGAACTCGCCGATGGCCCTCGGGTCGGCATCATGATCGAAGACATCACCGATCGAGCGGCTGCGCGCCGACGAGCGCTGAGCCTCGCTCGCATCGCCGAAGCGCTGGCCAAAGCGGATTCGTTCGACGACATCGCCGAGGTGGTCAACGCCGATGTGGCGGCGTACTTCGACGCGATGATCGCCATCGTCGGACTGTGGGATGCCGGCTCGAAGTCGGCGAGATTCATCGCCGCCGACGGCATCGCCGAACGCGTCGAGCAGGCCACCTACGACATCGACGACGATGCGCCGTACGCGTTGGCCGCCCGCACCCGCCAGATCGTCACGGTCGGCAGCCCCGCCGAACGGGCTGAGCGGTTCACCTCCGACGTGGGCGCCGCACTGGTCGCCGAAGCGGTCGTGCCCTGCCTGACCAGCGACGGGAGCCTCGTCGGCTCGATGACGATCGGCTGGAACCATCCGATGGCGGCCGACGACTTTCCGATCCCACAACTGCAGACCGTCGGCGGGCTGATCGGGAGCGTGGTGGAGCGGACGCGGCTGCATCGCCAGCGCCGCGAACTCATCACAGAACTGCAGAACACGCTGCTGTCGCCACCGTGCGAGCAGCCCAACATCACCACGGCCGTGCGCTACGAACCGGCCGAGGACGCCACCGGACTCGGGGGCGACTGGTTCGACGTCGTCGCTATCGACGAACACCGGACCGGGCTCGTCGTGGGCGACGTGGTCGGCCACGGTCCGTCGGCTGCCGCACGCATGTCGCAGATCGGATCGACCATCGCACAGTTGCTGATCCTCGACACCCCGCTCGATCGCGTGTTCTCCGAAGCCGAACGGGTGCTCAGCGCCCGCTCGATCGACACGATGGCGACGGTCGCCGTGATCGTCGCCGACACGCAGAACCGCACGCTGACCTCGATCTCGGCCGGGCACCTGCCGGCCATCCTCGTGCATCCTGGCGGGGAGACCGAGACGCTCGAACCGGCACTCCGGCCACCGCTGTGCACCTACGATCGCCCGGTCGCGCCGACAGCGGTCGCATACGAACCCGGCACGAAGGTCGTACTGTTCACCGACGGCTTGATCGAGACGAAGGACGGCGACATCGACACCGACATGGCTCGGCTGCTCGGCCTCACGAACGCCGTGGCCGGACTCGACATCGAGCAGCTGCTCGATCGGCTCGTGAGCGATGTGACCCGTGGTCGAACCCAGTTCGACGATCTGGCTGCGCTCGCCGCCGAGCTCTACTGA
- a CDS encoding STAS domain-containing protein: MSSFRIERDGGTLVVFGDLDASTAPMVNDAVADTTGDIRLDLRNCTFVDSSGLNAIIAANNTAIEREAVLTLVEPSKAVLQLLRVCGMSDVFAIDTDD; encoded by the coding sequence GTGAGTTCTTTTCGGATCGAGCGTGACGGCGGGACGCTCGTCGTGTTCGGCGACCTCGACGCTTCGACGGCACCGATGGTGAACGACGCGGTGGCCGACACCACCGGCGACATCCGACTCGATCTCCGCAACTGCACGTTCGTCGATTCGTCCGGGCTCAATGCGATCATCGCTGCGAACAACACGGCCATCGAACGCGAGGCGGTGCTCACGCTCGTCGAGCCGAGCAAGGCCGTGCTCCAGCTGCTGCGCGTCTGCGGCATGAGCGACGTGTTCGCCATCGACACCGACGACTGA
- a CDS encoding sulfatase-like hydrolase/transferase → MSNDRPDVILIMTDEERAAPPYESAEVAAWRRASLPGARWFEDHAVNFRRHYTGSLACVPSRPTIFTGQYPAVHGVTQTDGLGKMADDSRMRWLRAGEVPTLGHWFRAAGYDTHYDGKWHLSHADLHDADGRRIDSNDDDGNVLPDGVERYRDADPLAPFGFSGWIGPEPHGGELRNSGVRRDPLIADRVVAWLDDRYARRAAGDADAQRPFLLVASFVNPHDIVLFPVWARRNNPITPSPLDPPPVPEAPTQHEDLATKPAAQIAYRDTYPSSYGPARVVHNAYEGKAQEYRDLYHRLHAEVDTPLDRVRRAVTDSGSHAVIAKTSDHGDLLGAHGGLHQKWFNLYDEATRVPFSLVRVGPSPSRPAVIDGAPTSHVDIVPTLVAAAGIDTTATTDVLRAEFTEVHPLPGNDLMPIVDDPTLADPDRAVYLMTNDNMLEGDSGASGLARRLGRTEPPPLPLRIKTPAHVASNFEALVHRVDGTLWKIVRVYDDPDTWTEPGVRHLASSGTPGPDQYRTEPLPDQWELYDLDHDPAEAHNRWHDVGIDPSVADVFDRLCLDLERERTRAVPRRNQPWPYASRQPTAPPPAKRPPPPARLLRAALRRAGMHPDDPDARAFDLTGKRALVVATNVAWLDVAKPTGVFASEMTVPYYAFADAGMEVDVASPSGGMVAVDPKSLRPVIRSADDDRFLADDDFKAKVADSKPIADLDMSDYDIVFLAGGWGAAFDFGFSDSLARKMTEANAADVVLGGVCHGPLGLVNAKATDGTPLVAGRKVSAVTDKQVRELGIEATPHHPERELRRAGANFESATRVRDPLANHWVVDGNLVTGQNQNAGPMVAREMMTIVERRAATTG, encoded by the coding sequence GTGAGCAACGACCGTCCCGATGTCATCCTCATCATGACCGACGAGGAACGTGCCGCACCGCCCTACGAGTCGGCCGAGGTCGCCGCCTGGCGCCGCGCCAGCCTCCCGGGCGCCCGATGGTTCGAGGACCATGCTGTCAACTTTCGTCGCCACTACACCGGCTCGCTCGCCTGTGTGCCGAGCCGGCCGACGATCTTCACCGGGCAGTACCCGGCGGTCCACGGCGTCACCCAGACCGACGGGCTCGGCAAGATGGCCGACGATTCCCGCATGCGCTGGCTGCGCGCCGGAGAGGTCCCAACGCTCGGCCACTGGTTCCGCGCCGCGGGCTACGACACGCACTACGACGGCAAGTGGCACCTCTCGCACGCCGACCTCCACGACGCCGACGGCCGGCGCATCGACTCGAACGACGACGACGGCAACGTCCTTCCCGACGGCGTCGAGCGCTATCGCGATGCCGACCCGCTCGCCCCGTTCGGGTTCTCCGGCTGGATCGGCCCCGAACCACACGGCGGCGAACTCCGCAACAGCGGCGTGCGGCGCGACCCGCTGATCGCCGACCGAGTCGTCGCCTGGCTCGACGACCGCTACGCCCGCCGCGCCGCCGGCGATGCAGATGCGCAGCGTCCGTTCCTGCTCGTCGCGAGCTTCGTCAACCCGCACGACATCGTGCTCTTCCCCGTGTGGGCCCGACGCAACAACCCGATCACCCCGTCGCCGCTCGATCCGCCCCCCGTCCCAGAGGCCCCGACGCAGCACGAGGACCTCGCCACCAAACCGGCTGCGCAGATCGCCTACCGCGACACCTACCCCTCGAGTTACGGCCCGGCGCGAGTCGTGCACAACGCCTACGAGGGCAAGGCACAGGAGTACCGCGACCTCTATCACCGCCTGCACGCCGAGGTCGACACTCCGCTCGACCGCGTGCGCCGAGCGGTCACCGACAGCGGTTCGCACGCCGTCATCGCCAAGACCTCCGACCACGGCGATCTGCTCGGCGCGCACGGCGGCCTCCACCAGAAGTGGTTCAACCTGTACGACGAAGCCACCCGCGTCCCGTTCTCGCTCGTCCGCGTCGGCCCATCACCGTCTCGACCCGCAGTCATCGACGGCGCGCCCACCTCCCACGTCGACATCGTGCCGACGCTCGTCGCCGCGGCGGGCATCGACACGACGGCGACGACCGATGTGCTCCGCGCCGAGTTCACCGAAGTCCACCCACTCCCCGGCAACGACCTCATGCCGATCGTCGACGACCCGACGCTCGCCGACCCCGATCGCGCCGTGTACCTCATGACCAACGACAACATGCTCGAAGGAGACAGCGGAGCATCGGGCCTCGCCCGCAGGCTCGGGCGAACCGAACCCCCGCCGCTGCCCCTGCGCATCAAGACGCCGGCCCACGTCGCGTCGAACTTCGAAGCGCTCGTCCACCGCGTCGACGGCACGCTCTGGAAAATCGTCCGCGTGTACGACGACCCCGACACCTGGACCGAACCGGGAGTGCGCCACCTCGCATCGAGCGGCACGCCCGGACCCGATCAGTACCGCACCGAGCCGCTGCCCGACCAGTGGGAGTTGTACGACCTCGACCACGACCCGGCGGAGGCGCACAACCGTTGGCACGACGTCGGCATCGACCCAAGCGTCGCCGACGTGTTCGACCGCCTCTGCCTCGACCTCGAGCGCGAGCGCACGCGAGCGGTGCCACGGCGCAACCAGCCCTGGCCATACGCATCACGCCAACCCACGGCACCTCCACCGGCGAAGCGACCGCCTCCTCCCGCACGACTGCTCCGCGCCGCGCTTCGTCGCGCCGGGATGCACCCCGACGATCCCGACGCACGTGCCTTCGACCTCACCGGCAAGCGGGCGCTGGTCGTGGCCACGAACGTGGCGTGGCTCGACGTGGCGAAGCCCACCGGCGTCTTCGCCAGCGAGATGACCGTGCCCTATTACGCGTTCGCCGACGCAGGTATGGAGGTCGACGTCGCAAGCCCGTCGGGCGGCATGGTGGCGGTCGACCCCAAGTCGCTCAGGCCCGTCATCCGATCGGCCGACGACGATCGATTCCTCGCCGACGACGACTTCAAGGCGAAGGTCGCCGACTCGAAACCCATCGCCGATCTCGACATGTCCGACTACGACATCGTCTTCCTGGCCGGCGGATGGGGCGCCGCCTTCGACTTCGGTTTCTCCGACTCGCTCGCCCGGAAGATGACCGAGGCGAACGCCGCCGATGTCGTCCTCGGCGGCGTGTGCCACGGCCCGCTCGGCCTCGTCAACGCGAAGGCCACCGACGGCACGCCGCTCGTGGCGGGGCGCAAGGTCTCGGCGGTCACCGACAAACAGGTCCGCGAACTCGGCATCGAAGCAACTCCACACCACCCCGAGCGTGAGCTGCGGCGTGCCGGGGCCAACTTCGAGAGCGCGACCCGAGTGCGTGATCCGCTCGCGAACCACTGGGTCGTCGACGGCAACCTGGTCACCGGTCAGAACCAGAACGCCGGCCCGATGGTCGCTCGCGAGATGATGACGATCGTCGAACGGCGAGCAGCGACGACCGGCTGA
- a CDS encoding SRPBCC family protein, which translates to MTSVERTGVIDAPRDLVWAALAEFEAISAWAPDVDHSCLMTTQPDGVGATRRIQTARATIVETVTTWDPPGTLAYRITGLPPVLRDVTNTWRLTPSGDSTTVSLVTSIDAGPRPPQQLIARLAAKRFAAASERMIDGLARHLATTNGVAS; encoded by the coding sequence ATGACCTCCGTGGAGCGAACGGGCGTGATCGACGCGCCCCGAGACCTGGTCTGGGCGGCGCTCGCCGAGTTCGAGGCGATCAGCGCCTGGGCACCCGACGTCGACCACTCCTGTCTGATGACCACGCAACCCGACGGCGTCGGCGCGACGCGGCGGATCCAGACCGCGCGGGCGACCATCGTCGAAACCGTCACCACCTGGGACCCGCCGGGCACGCTGGCGTACCGGATCACCGGACTGCCACCGGTGCTCCGTGACGTGACCAACACGTGGCGGCTCACCCCGTCCGGCGACTCGACCACGGTCAGCCTCGTCACCTCCATCGACGCCGGACCGCGCCCTCCACAACAGCTCATCGCACGACTCGCCGCGAAGCGGTTCGCGGCCGCCTCGGAACGCATGATCGATGGCCTCGCCCGACACCTCGCCACCACGAACGGAGTCGCCTCGTGA
- a CDS encoding haloalkane dehalogenase, whose product MHTLRTPDERFADLPDYPFAPNYVDVDDQDGGSLRVHYLDEGPADGPVVLAMHGEPSWSYLYRKIIPLLVAGGARVIAPDLVGFGKSDKPTEKSDYTYERHVAWMQAAIIDHLDLTDATFFGQDWGGLVGLRLVAENPDRFARVVIGNTGLPTGEGSPSQAFLDWQKFSQESPVFPIGQILNGATITELTDAEIAAYDAPFPDETYKEGARIFPSLVPTSTDDPAADANRAAWEVFRAWTKPFVCCFSDSDPITGGGDKIFLKLVPGTEGQPHTTITNAHHFFQEDGAPQIAEVILDAIARG is encoded by the coding sequence ATGCACACACTGCGCACCCCCGACGAACGCTTCGCGGACCTGCCCGACTACCCGTTCGCTCCGAACTACGTCGACGTCGACGACCAAGACGGCGGCAGCCTCCGCGTCCACTACCTCGACGAAGGCCCAGCCGACGGCCCGGTCGTCCTCGCGATGCACGGCGAACCATCGTGGAGCTACCTGTACCGCAAGATCATCCCGCTCCTCGTCGCAGGCGGCGCCCGCGTCATCGCCCCCGACCTCGTCGGATTCGGCAAGAGCGACAAGCCGACCGAGAAGTCCGACTACACCTACGAGCGACACGTCGCCTGGATGCAGGCGGCGATCATCGACCACCTCGACCTGACCGACGCCACCTTCTTCGGACAGGACTGGGGAGGCCTCGTGGGGCTGCGCCTCGTCGCCGAGAACCCCGACCGGTTCGCCCGCGTCGTGATCGGCAACACCGGCCTGCCGACCGGCGAAGGATCACCCAGCCAGGCCTTCCTCGACTGGCAGAAGTTCAGCCAGGAATCACCGGTCTTCCCGATCGGCCAGATCCTGAACGGCGCCACGATCACCGAACTCACCGACGCCGAGATCGCCGCCTACGACGCACCGTTCCCCGACGAGACCTACAAGGAGGGCGCCCGGATCTTCCCGTCGCTCGTCCCCACCTCGACCGACGACCCGGCGGCCGACGCCAACCGAGCGGCGTGGGAGGTCTTCAGAGCCTGGACCAAACCCTTCGTCTGCTGCTTCAGCGACAGCGACCCGATCACCGGGGGTGGCGACAAGATCTTCCTGAAGCTGGTGCCTGGCACCGAGGGCCAGCCGCACACGACCATCACGAACGCTCACCACTTCTTCCAGGAAGACGGCGCACCGCAGATCGCCGAGGTCATCCTCGACGCGATCGCACGGGGCTGA